A window from Bosea sp. ANAM02 encodes these proteins:
- a CDS encoding ABC-F family ATP-binding cassette domain-containing protein, translating into MSLITLKDLSLARSAPLFAGLDLAIAKGDRLGLVAANGRGKSSLLRILAGEEGASGGTLTRSRGLVTAFAPQDPPERLLGLSLYAAVLDALDPETAETESWRVDVLLDDLMVEESLRGRAVGSLSGGWQRTMLLARAAVIEPDLLLLDEPTNHLDLERIGLLERFLANLPRDCAVVAASHDRAFLDDVSARTLFLRPAESADFALPYSRALQALEERDAARDRQFENEMRKVKALRQQAAKLKNIGINSGSDLLVVKTKQLSERADKLEERAKPGHKERSAGTIRLASSGTHAKALVSIKETAVATPDGRLLFRTGPLWIEKGDRIALLGANGSGKTCFVARLQAALDGSDPEIRGAATLKAGYSDQALSQLDTWRTPWDAVKHSSDLGDQTARTVLAGAGIASEAQTAPTARLSGGQRARLAMLVLRLAEPNFYLLDEPTNHLDIEGQDMLETELIKQETACLLVSHDRAFVRAVATRIWVITAKKLVEVDDPDPVFDRLMAG; encoded by the coding sequence ATGTCCCTGATCACCCTGAAAGACCTGTCGCTCGCGCGCAGCGCGCCGCTTTTCGCCGGCCTCGACCTCGCCATTGCCAAGGGCGACCGCCTCGGCCTCGTCGCCGCCAACGGGCGCGGCAAATCCTCGCTGCTGCGCATCCTGGCCGGCGAGGAGGGAGCGAGCGGCGGCACGCTGACCCGCTCGCGCGGCCTCGTCACCGCCTTCGCGCCGCAGGACCCGCCCGAGCGGCTGCTGGGATTGAGCCTCTACGCTGCCGTGCTGGATGCACTCGATCCCGAGACGGCCGAGACCGAGAGCTGGCGCGTCGACGTGCTGCTCGACGATCTCATGGTGGAGGAGAGCCTGCGCGGCCGTGCCGTCGGCAGCCTCTCCGGCGGTTGGCAGCGCACGATGCTGCTGGCGCGTGCGGCGGTGATCGAGCCCGATCTGCTTCTGCTGGACGAGCCGACCAACCATCTCGATCTCGAACGGATCGGCCTGCTGGAGCGCTTTCTCGCCAACCTGCCGCGGGATTGCGCCGTGGTCGCGGCGAGCCATGACCGCGCCTTTCTCGACGATGTCAGCGCGCGCACCCTGTTCCTGCGCCCGGCGGAGAGCGCCGATTTCGCCTTGCCCTACTCGCGGGCGCTTCAGGCGCTGGAGGAACGCGACGCGGCGCGGGACCGGCAGTTCGAGAACGAGATGCGCAAGGTGAAGGCGCTGCGGCAGCAGGCGGCCAAGCTCAAGAATATCGGCATCAACTCCGGCTCGGACCTGCTGGTGGTCAAGACCAAGCAACTCTCAGAGCGCGCCGACAAGCTGGAGGAACGGGCCAAGCCCGGGCACAAGGAGCGCTCGGCCGGCACGATCCGGCTCGCCAGCAGCGGTACCCATGCCAAGGCGCTGGTCTCGATCAAGGAAACCGCGGTCGCCACGCCGGACGGGCGCCTGCTGTTCCGCACCGGGCCGCTCTGGATCGAGAAGGGCGACCGGATCGCGCTGCTCGGCGCCAATGGCAGCGGCAAGACGTGCTTCGTCGCGCGATTGCAGGCGGCGTTGGACGGCTCCGACCCGGAGATCCGTGGCGCGGCGACCTTGAAGGCCGGCTATTCCGACCAGGCCCTGTCGCAGCTCGATACCTGGCGCACGCCCTGGGATGCCGTGAAGCATTCCAGCGATCTCGGCGACCAGACCGCGCGCACCGTGCTCGCGGGTGCGGGCATCGCGAGCGAGGCGCAGACCGCGCCGACGGCGCGCCTTTCCGGCGGCCAGCGCGCGCGGCTCGCCATGCTGGTGCTGCGCCTGGCCGAGCCGAATTTCTACCTGCTGGACGAGCCGACCAACCATCTCGATATCGAGGGGCAGGACATGCTGGAGACCGAACTGATCAAACAGGAAACGGCCTGCCTGCTGGTCAGCCATGACCGCGCCTTCGTGCGGGCGGTTGCGACGCGGATCTGGGTCATCACGGCGAAGAAACTGGTCGAGGTCGACGATCCTGATCCGGTCTTCGACCGGCTGATGGCGGGGTGA
- a CDS encoding SGNH family hydrolase → MRLRSLAMVLGAACLLLLTGGPVSLAQQQPQQRSLFQMFWQLPAQPRTAAPQRRQRVAPAVRRREAPVVVRDDPVIPKVDVAHHIVVIGDSLANLLASGLDDALNNRPDVEVIHKAKPDSGLVRSDFYDWPKAASELLAGDQKITIGVILLGLNDRQPLREGETVHEPLSPRWLELYRDRIDAVANAFAGRRVPLIWVGAPPMQNGRLSADMITFNDLYRQRVEKAGGQYVDLWGGFVDAENRYVGTGPDVSGQPVRLRLGDGIHFTAAGARKAAHFVDLVIRRMIEAAPQSSVIALPVSPETGAPSALELQPGGVERLIDQMVAGLPVIGLPAALQARPLAGPIQPLTGQAALSEQPLLASITEARGRGDAALQLERVFGQGIAPDPVAGRLDDYRWPR, encoded by the coding sequence ATGCGTCTGCGCTCGCTTGCCATGGTTCTGGGTGCCGCCTGCCTGCTCCTCCTGACGGGCGGGCCGGTTTCGCTCGCCCAGCAGCAGCCACAGCAGCGCAGCCTGTTCCAGATGTTCTGGCAATTGCCGGCGCAGCCCCGGACGGCGGCGCCGCAGCGACGCCAGCGCGTCGCTCCGGCGGTTCGTCGCCGCGAGGCGCCCGTCGTCGTCCGCGACGATCCGGTCATCCCCAAGGTCGATGTGGCCCACCATATCGTGGTGATAGGGGATTCGCTCGCGAACCTCCTCGCGAGCGGGTTGGACGACGCCCTCAACAATCGCCCCGATGTCGAGGTGATCCACAAGGCCAAGCCGGATTCCGGGCTGGTGCGCAGCGATTTCTACGACTGGCCGAAAGCCGCGTCCGAGCTTCTCGCCGGCGACCAGAAGATCACCATCGGCGTCATCCTGCTCGGCCTCAACGATCGCCAGCCGCTCCGCGAGGGCGAGACCGTCCATGAGCCGCTGAGCCCGCGCTGGCTCGAACTCTATCGCGACCGGATCGACGCCGTCGCCAATGCCTTCGCCGGCAGGCGCGTGCCCTTGATCTGGGTCGGCGCGCCGCCGATGCAGAACGGACGGCTCTCGGCCGACATGATCACCTTCAACGACCTCTACCGCCAGCGCGTCGAGAAGGCGGGCGGGCAATATGTCGATCTCTGGGGCGGCTTCGTCGATGCCGAGAACCGCTATGTCGGGACCGGCCCGGACGTCTCCGGACAGCCGGTGCGCCTGCGCCTCGGCGACGGCATCCATTTCACCGCAGCAGGTGCCCGCAAGGCCGCGCATTTCGTCGATCTCGTCATCCGCCGCATGATCGAAGCGGCGCCGCAGAGCAGCGTCATCGCCCTGCCCGTCTCGCCCGAGACCGGCGCCCCCAGCGCTCTCGAGCTCCAGCCCGGCGGCGTCGAGCGCCTGATCGACCAGATGGTGGCAGGCCTGCCGGTGATCGGCCTGCCCGCCGCCCTGCAGGCCCGCCCGCTCGCCGGGCCGATCCAGCCGCTCACAGGCCAGGCCGCACTCTCCGAGCAGCCGCTGCTGGCCTCGATCACCGAGGCTCGCGGACGCGGCGACGCCGCGCTCCAGCTCGAGCGCGTCTTCGGCCAGGGCATCGCGCCGGACCCCGTCGCGGGCCGGCTCGACGATTACCGCTGGCCGCGCTGA
- the rnk gene encoding nucleoside diphosphate kinase regulator, giving the protein MTARRPAITVTAADHAMLSRIAAGAANTMPDLAAELTHELDRARILPEGRVSHDHARIGSRIVYRDEATRRETTVTLVWPEHADIEQNRISVMTPIGVALIGMAAERSIDWTTRSGDVKRLTVLEVREPAEEPAAS; this is encoded by the coding sequence ATGACTGCCAGGCGTCCCGCCATCACCGTCACGGCCGCGGACCATGCCATGCTGAGCCGTATCGCGGCCGGCGCGGCCAACACCATGCCCGATCTCGCCGCCGAGCTGACCCATGAGCTCGACCGCGCCCGCATCCTGCCGGAGGGCCGCGTCTCGCACGATCATGCCCGGATCGGCAGCCGGATCGTCTATCGCGACGAGGCCACCAGGCGCGAGACCACCGTCACGCTGGTCTGGCCTGAGCATGCCGATATCGAGCAGAACCGCATCTCGGTGATGACGCCGATCGGCGTCGCGCTGATCGGCATGGCGGCCGAGCGCTCGATCGACTGGACGACGCGCTCCGGCGACGTGAAGCGCCTGACCGTGCTCGAAGTGCGCGAGCCGGCGGAGGAGCCGGCTGCGTCCTGA
- a CDS encoding methyltransferase domain-containing protein, whose translation MSDQSLVFDRKLGRSRLRRALAGDYPDFLLQRAADDLSERLGAVLREFAIAADLGTALPVVAPVLAGRTGRLLRMAEAEGVPADLLGDLESLPFAAGSLDLAVSLLALHAVNDLPGALIQIKRALRPDGLFMGCLLGGRTLQELRQALLEAESETTGGVSPRVAPFADLRDLGGLLQRAGFALPVIDSEIVTVRYRDAFGLFRDLRAMGWANALVARRKTPPRRETLLRAAALYAERFADPDGRLPATFEFVWVSGWAPHESQQKPLKPGSAKARLADALGVPEIRAGEKPGGR comes from the coding sequence TTGAGTGACCAGAGCCTCGTTTTCGACCGCAAGCTCGGCCGTTCGCGGCTGAGGCGCGCGCTTGCCGGCGACTATCCGGATTTCCTGCTGCAGCGCGCGGCTGATGATCTCTCAGAGCGTCTCGGCGCGGTGTTGCGCGAATTCGCGATCGCGGCCGATCTCGGCACGGCCTTGCCCGTCGTCGCTCCCGTGCTTGCCGGCCGGACCGGGCGCTTGCTGCGCATGGCGGAGGCAGAAGGCGTTCCCGCCGATCTCCTCGGTGATCTCGAAAGCCTCCCCTTCGCTGCCGGCTCGCTCGACCTCGCGGTTTCGCTCCTCGCTCTGCACGCGGTGAACGACCTGCCGGGCGCGCTCATCCAGATCAAGCGGGCGCTCAGGCCGGACGGGCTGTTCATGGGTTGTCTGCTCGGCGGTCGGACCTTGCAGGAGCTCAGGCAGGCGCTCCTCGAAGCCGAGAGCGAGACGACCGGCGGGGTCAGCCCGCGCGTCGCTCCCTTCGCCGACCTGCGCGATCTCGGCGGGCTGTTGCAGCGCGCCGGTTTCGCGCTGCCCGTCATCGACAGCGAGATCGTGACGGTGCGCTATCGCGATGCCTTCGGGCTTTTCCGCGACCTGCGCGCGATGGGCTGGGCCAACGCGCTCGTTGCCCGGCGCAAGACGCCACCGCGGCGCGAGACCTTGCTGCGAGCGGCTGCGCTCTATGCCGAGCGTTTCGCCGATCCGGACGGGCGCCTGCCCGCGACCTTCGAATTCGTCTGGGTCTCCGGCTGGGCGCCGCATGAGAGCCAGCAGAAGCCATTGAAGCCCGGCTCGGCCAAGGCGCGGCTCGCCGATGCGTTGGGCGTGCCGGAGATCAGGG
- the galU gene encoding UTP--glucose-1-phosphate uridylyltransferase GalU: MTKRIRKAVLPVAGLGTRFLPATKAVPKEMLTIVDRPVVQHVVDEARAAGIEHFIFVTGRNKAVIEDHFDMAYELDDTLAKRNKIKELEALTHDLPVAGATSFTRQQAPLGLGHAVWCAREIVGDEPFALLLPDMLHYSQGKGCLAEMIDAYDRHGGNHIAVAPVPDDQTHQYGIVAVEDAKAKISKITGMVEKPPKGTAPSNLHVSGRYILQPTIFNLLANQEKGAGGEIQLTDSMIALSHQEPFYAVRFDGEIYDAGSKIGFLAANVAYALDRSDLGPQLRAEIEKLLER, encoded by the coding sequence ATGACGAAACGCATCCGCAAGGCCGTTCTTCCCGTTGCCGGCCTCGGCACCCGCTTCCTGCCCGCGACCAAAGCGGTGCCAAAGGAGATGCTCACCATCGTCGACCGGCCGGTCGTGCAGCATGTCGTGGACGAGGCGCGCGCCGCCGGCATCGAGCATTTCATCTTCGTCACCGGCCGCAACAAGGCGGTGATCGAGGACCATTTCGACATGGCCTACGAGCTCGACGACACGCTGGCCAAACGCAACAAGATAAAGGAGCTGGAGGCGCTGACGCACGACCTGCCGGTCGCGGGCGCGACCAGCTTCACCCGCCAGCAGGCGCCGCTGGGCCTCGGCCATGCCGTCTGGTGCGCGCGCGAGATCGTCGGCGACGAGCCCTTCGCGCTGCTGCTGCCGGACATGCTTCACTACAGCCAGGGCAAGGGCTGTCTCGCCGAGATGATCGACGCCTACGACCGGCATGGCGGCAATCATATCGCGGTCGCGCCGGTGCCGGACGACCAGACGCATCAATACGGCATCGTTGCGGTCGAGGACGCCAAGGCCAAGATTTCGAAGATCACCGGCATGGTCGAGAAGCCGCCGAAGGGCACCGCTCCGTCCAATTTGCATGTCAGTGGCCGCTACATCCTGCAGCCGACGATCTTCAACCTGCTCGCCAATCAGGAAAAGGGCGCCGGCGGCGAGATTCAATTGACCGATTCGATGATCGCGCTGTCGCATCAGGAGCCGTTCTACGCGGTGCGCTTCGACGGCGAGATCTACGATGCCGGCTCGAAGATCGGCTTCCTCGCGGCGAATGTCGCCTATGCGCTCGACCGCAGTGATCTCGGCCCGCAACTGCGCGCGGAGATCGAGAAGCTGCTGGAGCGCTGA
- a CDS encoding glutamate synthase subunit beta: MGKVTGFLEFDRQEQKYQLAGDRIRHFREFTLPLEERDVKKQAARCMDCGIPFCHGPTGCPVHNQIPDWNELVYSGGWEDALRNLHSTNNFPEFTGRICPAPCEEACTLNLENMPVTIKTIEQAIADKGWQEGWIAPEIPARRTGKRIAIVGSGPAGMAAAQQLARVGHDVHVYEREAKAGGLLRYGIPDFKMEKKHIDRRVKQMEAEGVTFHYNANIGVNLPFATLMAEHDAVLMTGGAEAPRDPGLPDTNLAGVHYAMPYLTQQNKRVGGEDVSGLEPISAAGKHVVVVGGGDTASDCVGTAFRQGALSVTQLDIRPMAPEMEDKLTVWPYWPTKFRTSSSQAEGAEREFQAATLGLEGRNGRLTGVKCARVDEKRKPIPGTEFVLQADLCFLAIGFAGSVIEGMIAQSGAAVDKRANVVANDSDYKTSVGKVFVAGDMRRGQSLVVWAIREGRQAAHAIDKELMGATILPV; this comes from the coding sequence ATGGGCAAGGTCACGGGCTTCCTCGAATTCGACCGGCAGGAGCAGAAGTATCAGCTCGCCGGCGACCGCATCCGGCATTTCCGCGAGTTCACGCTTCCCTTGGAGGAGCGCGACGTCAAGAAGCAGGCGGCGCGCTGCATGGACTGCGGCATCCCGTTCTGCCACGGGCCGACCGGCTGCCCGGTCCATAACCAGATCCCAGACTGGAACGAGCTGGTCTATTCCGGCGGCTGGGAGGATGCCTTGCGCAACCTCCACTCGACCAACAACTTCCCGGAATTCACCGGCCGCATCTGCCCCGCTCCTTGCGAGGAGGCCTGCACGCTCAACCTCGAAAACATGCCGGTGACGATCAAGACGATCGAGCAGGCCATCGCCGACAAGGGCTGGCAAGAGGGCTGGATCGCGCCGGAAATCCCGGCCAGGCGCACCGGCAAGCGCATCGCCATCGTCGGTTCGGGACCTGCCGGCATGGCCGCAGCGCAGCAGCTCGCCCGCGTCGGGCACGATGTCCATGTCTATGAGCGCGAGGCCAAGGCCGGCGGCCTGCTGCGCTACGGCATCCCCGACTTCAAGATGGAGAAGAAGCATATCGACCGCCGGGTGAAGCAGATGGAGGCGGAAGGCGTGACCTTCCACTACAACGCCAATATCGGCGTGAACCTGCCCTTCGCCACGCTGATGGCCGAGCATGACGCGGTGCTGATGACGGGTGGTGCGGAAGCGCCGCGCGATCCCGGCCTGCCGGACACCAATCTCGCGGGCGTGCATTATGCGATGCCGTACCTGACCCAGCAGAACAAGCGCGTCGGCGGCGAGGATGTCTCGGGCCTTGAGCCGATCAGCGCGGCCGGCAAGCATGTCGTCGTGGTCGGCGGCGGCGATACGGCCTCGGACTGCGTCGGCACCGCCTTCCGGCAGGGCGCGCTCTCGGTGACGCAGCTCGACATCCGGCCGATGGCGCCGGAGATGGAGGACAAGCTCACCGTCTGGCCGTATTGGCCGACCAAGTTCCGCACCTCGTCCTCGCAGGCCGAGGGCGCCGAGCGTGAGTTCCAGGCGGCGACGCTCGGGCTCGAAGGCCGCAACGGCCGGCTCACCGGCGTGAAATGCGCCCGCGTCGACGAGAAGCGCAAGCCCATTCCCGGCACGGAATTCGTGCTCCAGGCCGATCTCTGCTTCCTCGCCATCGGCTTCGCCGGCTCGGTGATCGAGGGCATGATCGCGCAGTCGGGCGCGGCCGTGGACAAGCGTGCCAACGTCGTCGCCAACGACAGCGACTACAAGACCAGCGTCGGCAAGGTCTTCGTCGCCGGCGACATGCGACGTGGCCAGTCGCTGGTGGTCTGGGCGATCCGCGAGGGCCGTCAGGCGGCCCATGCCATCGACAAGGAACTGATGGGCGCGACGATCCTGCCGGTTTGA
- a CDS encoding lytic murein transglycosylase, producing the protein MRLSVIAASALISLAPALAQTTGSINASGAHARSKAQATPASASFDIFVQRLWPQAQARGISRATFDLAFRGVTPDASIVALTRKQSEFSAPIWNYLENAVGGTRIQRGREAAAQNASVLAQVEARYGVPKEVVLGVWGMETNYGSFKGGKDVIRSLATLASIRYRGDFFRDELLTALELIEKGHVERSELKGSWAGAMGHTQFMPSSYMKYAVDWTGDGHADIWTSSSDAIASTANYLKGYGWVPGLPWGMEVTLPQGFDHRLDKASFASFASAGVRRADGGRLPSSGEGRLFYPAGHTGPVMLLTANFDVIKKYNSSDAYAMAVGHLGDRIAGRAAIQASWPTRAPRLDMAATRDLQHRLKALGLYHHDADGRIGTGTREAVRRYQISAGEIADGYPTPALLSRLRGKR; encoded by the coding sequence ATGCGCCTGTCCGTCATCGCAGCCTCAGCCCTGATCAGCCTGGCGCCGGCGCTTGCCCAGACCACCGGCTCGATCAACGCATCCGGCGCCCATGCCCGCAGCAAGGCGCAGGCCACCCCCGCCAGCGCCTCCTTCGACATCTTCGTGCAGCGGCTTTGGCCGCAGGCGCAGGCGCGCGGCATCTCGCGCGCGACCTTCGACCTCGCCTTCCGCGGCGTGACGCCGGATGCCTCGATCGTCGCGCTGACCAGGAAGCAGTCGGAATTCAGCGCCCCGATCTGGAACTATCTGGAGAACGCCGTCGGCGGCACCCGCATCCAGCGCGGACGCGAGGCCGCGGCCCAGAACGCCTCGGTCCTCGCCCAGGTCGAGGCGCGCTATGGCGTGCCCAAGGAGGTCGTCCTCGGCGTCTGGGGCATGGAGACCAATTACGGCTCGTTCAAGGGCGGCAAGGACGTCATCCGCTCGCTGGCGACGCTCGCCTCGATCCGCTATCGCGGCGATTTCTTCCGCGACGAACTGCTGACCGCGCTGGAGCTGATCGAAAAGGGCCATGTCGAGCGCAGCGAGCTGAAGGGTTCCTGGGCCGGCGCCATGGGCCATACCCAGTTCATGCCGTCGAGCTACATGAAATACGCGGTCGACTGGACCGGCGACGGCCATGCCGACATCTGGACCTCGTCGAGCGACGCCATCGCCTCCACCGCCAATTACCTCAAGGGCTATGGCTGGGTGCCGGGCCTGCCCTGGGGCATGGAAGTGACGCTGCCCCAAGGCTTCGACCATCGCCTGGACAAGGCGAGCTTCGCCAGCTTCGCCTCGGCCGGCGTGCGCCGCGCCGATGGCGGCCGCCTGCCCTCATCCGGCGAAGGCCGGCTGTTCTACCCCGCAGGGCATACCGGACCGGTGATGCTGCTCACCGCCAATTTCGACGTCATCAAAAAATACAACTCCTCGGATGCCTATGCCATGGCCGTCGGCCATCTCGGCGACCGCATCGCCGGGCGCGCCGCGATCCAGGCGAGTTGGCCGACCAGGGCGCCGCGCCTCGACATGGCCGCGACCCGCGACCTCCAGCACCGCCTCAAGGCGCTCGGCCTTTACCACCACGACGCCGATGGCCGCATCGGGACCGGCACGCGCGAGGCGGTCCGCCGCTACCAGATCAGCGCCGGCGAGATCGCCGACGGCTACCCGACCCCGGCCCTGCTGTCGAGGCTGCGCGGCAAGCGCTGA
- the galE gene encoding UDP-glucose 4-epimerase GalE: MAVLVSGGAGYIGSHMVLELLDRGEKVVVLDNLSTGFWWAVPPEAIFVQGDIGNQDLVEGLIGEYEITEIAHFAARIVVPESVTDPLGYYFNNTVKTRALIESAARKGVKHVIFSSTAAVYGEPDVSPVPEEIALNPINPYGRSKLMSEWMLQDAAKAHGFSYVALRYFNVAGADPKLRSGQSSPNATHLIKVASQAALGQRDGLTVFGTDYATPDGTCVRDYIHVTDLARAHLAALDHLRGGGASLTLNCGYGRGYSVKEVVEVVKKVSGVDFPVTLAERRPGDPASLIARADRIRAELGWQPEHDDLEEIVGQALAWEEKLRTKNATS, encoded by the coding sequence ATGGCGGTATTGGTTTCCGGCGGCGCCGGCTATATCGGCAGCCACATGGTCCTGGAATTGCTCGACCGCGGCGAGAAGGTCGTCGTGCTCGACAATCTCTCGACCGGCTTCTGGTGGGCGGTGCCTCCCGAGGCGATCTTCGTCCAGGGCGATATCGGCAACCAGGACCTCGTCGAGGGCCTGATCGGCGAATATGAGATCACCGAGATCGCGCATTTCGCCGCCAGGATCGTGGTTCCGGAATCGGTCACCGATCCCTTGGGCTATTATTTCAACAATACCGTGAAGACCCGCGCGCTGATCGAGAGCGCCGCGCGCAAGGGCGTGAAGCACGTCATCTTCTCCTCCACCGCCGCCGTCTATGGCGAGCCTGACGTCTCGCCGGTGCCGGAGGAGATCGCGCTCAACCCGATCAACCCCTATGGCCGCTCCAAGCTGATGAGCGAATGGATGCTGCAGGACGCGGCCAAGGCCCACGGCTTCTCCTACGTGGCGCTGCGCTATTTCAACGTCGCCGGCGCCGACCCGAAGCTGCGCTCCGGCCAGTCCTCGCCGAACGCCACCCATCTCATCAAGGTCGCGAGCCAGGCGGCGCTCGGCCAGCGCGACGGCCTGACCGTTTTCGGCACCGATTACGCGACGCCGGACGGCACCTGCGTGCGCGACTATATCCACGTCACCGACCTCGCCCGCGCCCATCTCGCCGCGCTCGACCATCTGCGCGGCGGCGGGGCGAGCCTCACGCTGAACTGCGGCTATGGCCGAGGCTATTCGGTCAAGGAGGTCGTCGAGGTCGTGAAGAAGGTCTCGGGCGTCGATTTCCCGGTGACGCTGGCCGAGCGCCGCCCAGGCGACCCGGCCTCGCTGATCGCCCGCGCCGACCGCATCCGCGCCGAACTCGGCTGGCAGCCCGAGCATGACGACCTCGAGGAGATCGTCGGCCAGGCGCTCGCCTGGGAGGAGAAGCTCAGGACGAAGAACGCCACGTCCTGA